A genomic segment from Stenotrophomonas maltophilia encodes:
- a CDS encoding ABC transporter ATP-binding protein has product MYMLEMRSVAKVFRTEQVETHALRSLELQVKEGEFVAVTGPSGSGKTTFLNIAGLLETFTSGTYMLDGQDVSTLGDDARSRLRNQKIGFIFQGFNLIPDLNLFDNVDVPLRYRKMSANERRERIEKALTQVGLGSRMKHYPNELSGGQQQRAAIARALAGSPRLLLADEPTGNLDTQMARGVMELLEEINAAGTTIVMVTHDPELAARAQRNVHIVDGQVTDLVREPVLATPPRHIVAVNE; this is encoded by the coding sequence ATGTACATGCTCGAAATGCGTTCGGTCGCCAAGGTCTTCCGCACCGAACAGGTGGAAACCCACGCGTTGCGCTCACTGGAACTGCAGGTCAAGGAAGGCGAGTTCGTCGCCGTTACCGGCCCGTCCGGCTCGGGCAAGACCACTTTCCTCAACATCGCCGGCCTGCTGGAAACCTTCACCAGTGGCACCTACATGCTCGACGGCCAGGACGTGAGCACGCTGGGCGACGATGCCCGCAGCCGCCTGCGCAACCAGAAGATCGGCTTCATCTTCCAGGGCTTCAACCTGATCCCCGACCTGAACCTGTTCGACAACGTCGACGTGCCGCTGCGCTACCGGAAGATGAGCGCCAACGAGCGCCGCGAACGCATCGAGAAGGCGCTGACCCAGGTCGGCCTGGGTTCGCGCATGAAGCACTACCCGAATGAACTGTCCGGCGGCCAGCAGCAGCGTGCGGCGATTGCGCGTGCGCTGGCCGGCAGCCCGCGCCTGTTGCTGGCCGACGAACCGACCGGCAACCTGGATACGCAGATGGCGCGCGGCGTGATGGAACTGCTGGAAGAGATCAATGCCGCTGGCACCACCATCGTGATGGTCACCCACGACCCGGAACTGGCCGCGCGCGCGCAGCGCAACGTACACATCGTCGACGGCCAGGTCACCGACCTCGTGCGCGAGCCGGTGCTGGCTACCCCACCGCGCCACATCGTCGCCGTCAACGAGTGA
- a CDS encoding GtrA family protein: MSLVRQGSAYLVIGLVQLLVDWLVFVVATALGMPVAPANIAGRLAGMLLGFWLNGRYTFAEAGTRKLGWKRFARFFGLWLLLTAASTLLVSLVDQALGLQYTWLAKPLVEGGLACVSFLLMRYVVYR; encoded by the coding sequence ATGAGCCTCGTCCGCCAGGGAAGCGCCTACCTCGTGATCGGGCTCGTGCAGCTGCTGGTCGATTGGCTGGTGTTCGTGGTCGCCACCGCGCTGGGCATGCCGGTGGCGCCAGCCAACATCGCCGGTCGCCTGGCCGGCATGCTGCTGGGCTTCTGGCTCAACGGCCGCTACACCTTTGCCGAGGCCGGCACCCGCAAGCTTGGATGGAAGCGCTTTGCACGCTTCTTCGGGCTGTGGCTGCTGCTGACGGCGGCGAGCACGCTGCTGGTCAGCCTGGTCGACCAGGCGCTGGGCCTGCAGTACACGTGGCTGGCCAAGCCGCTGGTGGAAGGCGGGCTGGCCTGCGTGTCGTTCCTGTTGATGCGCTACGTGGTGTACCGCTGA
- a CDS encoding sigma-54-dependent transcriptional regulator: MPSILIIDDNASVGTALDVLFSLHDIDTLQAQSPAEGLALLESQPVDLVIQDMNFSEDTTSGEEGEDLFAQIRARHPDLPVILLTAWTHLSSAVDLVKAGAADYLAKPWDDRKLLTTVNNLLELSEARRELDRRRSRELRQRNALEEKYELCGAVFADPASERVIALACQVARSELPVLITGPNGAGKEKIAQIIQANSLVAKGSFITVNCGALPSELIEAELFGAEAGAYTGASKAREGKFEAADGGTLFLDEIGNLSLGGQMKLLRVLETGRFERLGSNRERQVKVRVVSATNADLPAMIRDGTFREDLYYRLNTVELVLPPLAERPGDIVPLAERFLTAGKPLSNAATAALQRHPWPGNVRELRNVIQRAELLATGNHIEVADLNLPRASPAPRPAPSAGNDPDRARIEDVLARNHGVIAQAAAELGLSRQALYRRMDRHGIPRE; the protein is encoded by the coding sequence ATGCCTTCGATCCTGATCATCGACGACAACGCCAGTGTGGGCACCGCACTGGACGTGCTGTTCTCCCTGCATGACATCGACACGCTGCAGGCGCAGAGCCCGGCCGAGGGGCTGGCCCTGCTCGAGTCGCAGCCGGTCGACCTGGTGATCCAGGACATGAACTTCAGCGAGGACACCACCTCCGGCGAGGAAGGCGAAGACCTGTTCGCACAGATCCGTGCGCGCCACCCGGACCTGCCGGTGATCCTGCTGACCGCCTGGACGCACCTGAGCAGCGCGGTGGACCTGGTCAAGGCCGGTGCCGCCGACTACCTGGCCAAGCCCTGGGACGACCGCAAGCTGCTGACCACGGTCAACAACCTGCTGGAGTTGTCCGAGGCACGGCGCGAACTGGACCGCCGACGCAGCCGCGAGCTGCGCCAGCGCAATGCGCTGGAAGAGAAGTACGAGCTGTGCGGGGCGGTGTTCGCCGATCCGGCCAGCGAGCGCGTCATCGCACTCGCCTGCCAGGTCGCGCGCTCCGAACTGCCGGTGCTGATCACCGGCCCCAACGGTGCTGGCAAGGAGAAGATCGCGCAGATCATCCAGGCCAACTCGCTGGTGGCCAAGGGTTCGTTCATCACAGTCAATTGTGGCGCCCTGCCCTCGGAACTGATCGAGGCCGAACTGTTCGGTGCCGAAGCCGGCGCGTATACCGGCGCCAGCAAGGCGCGCGAGGGCAAATTCGAAGCTGCCGACGGAGGCACGCTGTTCCTGGATGAGATCGGCAACCTGTCGCTGGGCGGTCAGATGAAGCTGTTGCGCGTGCTGGAAACCGGTCGTTTCGAGCGCCTGGGCTCCAATCGCGAACGCCAGGTCAAAGTCCGCGTGGTCAGCGCGACCAATGCCGACCTGCCGGCGATGATCCGCGACGGCACCTTCCGCGAAGACCTGTATTACCGCCTCAATACGGTGGAACTGGTACTGCCACCGTTGGCCGAGCGCCCGGGCGACATCGTGCCGCTGGCCGAGCGCTTCCTGACGGCCGGCAAGCCACTTTCCAATGCTGCAACCGCGGCCCTGCAACGGCACCCGTGGCCGGGCAACGTGCGCGAACTGCGCAACGTGATCCAGCGTGCCGAGCTGCTGGCGACCGGCAACCACATCGAAGTGGCCGATCTGAACCTGCCGCGTGCTTCACCTGCACCGCGCCCGGCACCGAGCGCCGGCAATGATCCAGACCGTGCGCGCATCGAGGATGTGCTGGCGCGCAACCACGGCGTCATCGCCCAGGCCGCCGCCGAACTCGGCCTGAGCCGCCAGGCGCTGTACCGGCGCATGGACCGGCACGGCATCCCACGCGAATGA
- a CDS encoding ABC transporter permease, whose protein sequence is MDIRPILSTLRRHKTAAALIVLEVALTCAIVCNALFLVSQRVEKISMPSGIAESELVMLRVSGIGKQTDALARTREDLASLRAIPGVSNVTIINQVPFRNGSSSSSISRVIDQERPTTNASMYTLSENGLATMGINLIAGRDFLPDEYQNFEDVSKGGAKEKAIPVIFTQATAAKMEPNGSALGKTYYMGKQSLHVVGIVDTLSTPNGWSDNWTNSMLLPIRTTFDKGGTYVLRTSLERRQDVLDAGAAALERNDPNRLMRDKLTYEDQRKDFFKNDRAMVGLLITVSISLLVVTALGIIGLASFWVQQRSKQIGIRRALGATRGQILRYFQTENFLLATLGIVLGMLAAYAINLALMNLYELPRMPLYYLPLGALLLWVLGQIAVFGPARRAAAVPPAVATRGA, encoded by the coding sequence ATGGACATCCGCCCCATCCTCAGCACGCTGCGCCGGCACAAGACTGCCGCTGCCCTGATCGTGCTGGAAGTCGCACTGACCTGCGCCATCGTCTGCAACGCGCTGTTCCTGGTCAGCCAGCGCGTGGAGAAGATCAGCATGCCCAGCGGTATCGCCGAGAGCGAACTGGTGATGCTGCGCGTCAGTGGCATCGGCAAGCAGACCGACGCCCTGGCCCGCACCCGCGAGGACCTGGCATCGCTGCGCGCGATTCCCGGCGTCAGCAACGTCACCATCATCAACCAGGTCCCCTTCCGCAACGGCTCCTCCAGCAGCAGCATCTCGCGCGTGATCGACCAGGAACGGCCGACCACCAACGCCTCGATGTACACCCTGTCCGAGAACGGGCTGGCGACGATGGGCATCAACCTGATCGCAGGCCGCGATTTCCTGCCCGACGAGTACCAGAACTTCGAAGACGTCAGCAAGGGCGGCGCCAAGGAGAAGGCCATCCCGGTCATCTTCACCCAGGCCACTGCCGCCAAGATGGAGCCCAACGGCAGCGCACTGGGCAAGACCTACTACATGGGCAAGCAGTCGCTGCATGTGGTCGGCATCGTCGACACCCTCAGCACGCCCAATGGCTGGAGTGACAACTGGACCAACTCGATGCTGCTGCCGATCCGCACCACCTTCGACAAGGGTGGCACGTATGTGCTGCGGACCTCGCTGGAACGTCGCCAGGACGTGCTCGACGCCGGTGCCGCCGCGCTGGAGCGCAACGATCCCAACCGCCTGATGCGCGACAAGCTCACCTATGAGGACCAGCGCAAGGACTTCTTCAAGAACGACCGCGCGATGGTCGGCCTGCTGATCACCGTCAGCATCTCGCTGCTGGTGGTCACCGCGCTGGGCATCATCGGCCTGGCCAGCTTCTGGGTGCAGCAGCGCAGCAAGCAGATCGGCATCCGCCGTGCCCTGGGCGCGACCCGTGGGCAGATCCTGCGCTACTTCCAGACCGAGAACTTCCTGCTGGCCACGCTGGGCATCGTGCTGGGCATGCTGGCGGCCTACGCGATCAACCTGGCGCTGATGAATCTTTACGAGCTGCCGCGCATGCCGCTGTACTACCTGCCGCTGGGTGCGCTGCTGCTGTGGGTGCTGGGCCAGATCGCGGTGTTCGGTCCTGCACGGCGTGCGGCGGCGGTACCGCCTGCGGTCGCCACGCGGGGCGCGTGA
- the glmU gene encoding bifunctional UDP-N-acetylglucosamine diphosphorylase/glucosamine-1-phosphate N-acetyltransferase GlmU gives MTQALHVIILAAGAGKRMKSVLPKVLQPIAGQPMLAHVIDAARELQPAAIHVVYGHGGEAVRQYFADQSDLQWAEQAQQLGTGHAVAQAMPQVPDAAQVLVLYGDVPLIRAQTLRDLLAQPGRLAVLVADVDDPTGYGRVLRDAEGRVAAIVEQKDATDDQLRVRTINTGIIAAESTALRRWLSQLSNRNAQGEYYLTDVFAFAAHEYTPAEMALVADAQEAEGANDPWQLSQLERAWQRRAVRALCAQGARVRDPARLDIRGTVTVGSDVLIDVDVVLEGNIVLGDGVTVGPFNRLKDVNLGPGTEVRAHCDLEGVITEGAALVGPFARLRPGTVLADGVHVGNFVETKKVTLGVGSKANHLTYLGDAVIGSRVNIGAGTITCNYDGVNKSTTTIGDNAFIGSNSSLVAPLTIGEGATIAAGSVITRTAPDGKLTLARARQETIDGWKRPVKKP, from the coding sequence ATGACCCAAGCCCTGCACGTCATCATCCTCGCCGCCGGCGCCGGCAAGCGCATGAAGTCGGTGTTGCCGAAGGTGCTGCAGCCGATCGCCGGCCAACCGATGCTGGCGCACGTGATCGATGCGGCCCGCGAGCTGCAGCCGGCGGCCATCCACGTGGTTTACGGCCATGGTGGCGAGGCGGTGCGTCAGTACTTCGCCGACCAGAGCGATCTGCAATGGGCCGAGCAGGCACAGCAGCTCGGTACCGGGCACGCCGTCGCACAGGCGATGCCGCAGGTTCCCGATGCTGCGCAGGTGCTGGTGCTGTACGGCGATGTGCCGCTGATCCGCGCGCAGACCCTGCGCGACCTGCTGGCGCAGCCGGGGCGATTGGCGGTGCTGGTGGCCGACGTCGATGACCCGACCGGTTATGGACGCGTGCTGCGCGATGCAGAAGGCAGGGTGGCTGCGATCGTCGAGCAGAAGGACGCCACCGATGACCAGCTGCGCGTGCGCACGATCAACACCGGCATCATCGCCGCAGAATCGACCGCGCTGCGCCGCTGGCTGTCGCAGCTGTCCAACCGCAACGCGCAGGGCGAGTACTACCTCACCGACGTGTTTGCGTTCGCCGCCCATGAGTACACCCCGGCCGAGATGGCGCTGGTCGCCGATGCACAGGAGGCCGAGGGGGCGAATGATCCGTGGCAGCTGTCGCAGTTGGAGCGCGCCTGGCAGCGGCGTGCGGTGCGTGCATTGTGCGCACAGGGCGCGCGCGTGCGTGACCCGGCACGACTGGATATCCGTGGCACCGTCACTGTGGGCAGCGATGTGCTGATCGACGTCGATGTTGTTCTTGAAGGCAACATCGTGCTCGGTGACGGCGTCACTGTAGGCCCATTCAACCGGCTGAAGGACGTCAATCTCGGCCCTGGCACCGAAGTACGCGCGCACTGCGATCTGGAAGGCGTGATCACCGAAGGCGCAGCACTGGTCGGTCCGTTCGCGCGCCTGCGTCCGGGCACCGTGCTCGCCGACGGCGTTCACGTGGGCAACTTCGTCGAGACCAAGAAGGTCACCCTCGGTGTCGGCAGCAAGGCCAATCACCTCACCTATCTGGGTGATGCGGTGATCGGCAGCAGGGTGAACATCGGTGCCGGCACCATCACCTGCAACTACGACGGCGTGAACAAGTCGACCACCACCATCGGCGACAACGCGTTCATCGGCTCCAACAGCTCGCTGGTGGCACCGCTGACGATCGGCGAGGGCGCGACCATCGCCGCCGGCTCGGTCATCACCCGCACCGCTCCGGACGGCAAGTTGACACTGGCACGTGCACGACAGGAAACCATCGATGGCTGGAAGCGCCCGGTCAAGAAGCCCTGA
- a CDS encoding GNAT family N-acetyltransferase, producing MAGSARSRSPEPRLPHADELGVLPAIEQRAGELLKGHEAYPVFAGHGLDLPTLQDGLERGQLWVVDAAEGGIAGYLLAGELCGDFHVLQMDVDPAHARRGHGRALLRHALAQARADGHAAAVLTTLSDVPWNAAFYASEGFVEVPEAEWSEGLRAVMAEEAALGFPMQLRVAMRQVW from the coding sequence ATGGCTGGAAGCGCCCGGTCAAGAAGCCCTGAACCACGCCTTCCGCACGCCGACGAGCTTGGCGTGCTACCGGCGATCGAACAGCGTGCCGGTGAGCTGCTGAAGGGCCACGAAGCCTATCCGGTGTTCGCCGGCCACGGCCTGGACCTGCCGACCCTGCAGGACGGCCTTGAGCGCGGGCAGCTGTGGGTGGTCGATGCTGCCGAGGGCGGCATTGCCGGTTACCTGCTGGCAGGCGAGCTGTGCGGTGACTTCCATGTCCTGCAGATGGATGTGGACCCGGCGCATGCGCGTCGCGGCCATGGTCGTGCGCTGCTGCGCCACGCATTGGCGCAGGCGAGGGCGGATGGCCACGCGGCTGCGGTGCTGACCACGTTGTCTGACGTACCGTGGAATGCGGCCTTCTACGCCAGCGAAGGGTTCGTTGAAGTGCCGGAAGCGGAGTGGAGCGAGGGCCTGCGCGCGGTGATGGCCGAAGAGGCCGCGTTGGGATTTCCGATGCAACTGCGCGTGGCGATGCGGCAGGTTTGGTAG
- a CDS encoding efflux RND transporter periplasmic adaptor subunit, producing the protein MIRDTSAQDQIVSSAPAGRPRANWQRYRWPALGAIALLAGIGWAVHAWSNASRSFDSSRVRIAEVKQGDLVRDIAADGRVIAANSPILYAISAGTVDLKVVAGDVVKKGQELAIIDSPELRSKLAQEQATLAGLEAEASRAALDATLARAKSRKETDQATIERQAADRDLQRYQRGYDGGAVPQIDLAKAKDSLKKADITLANATTDARLQSQGADLDARNKRLLADRQKAVVAEVQRQVDALTLRAPFDGQVGQVQAIQSTNLAANAPVLGVVDLSKFEVEIKVPESFARDLAIGMPAQLTGGNGQPFPGEISAVSPEVVNGEVNARVRFASAQPEGLRQSQRMSVRVLLDTRKNVLKVERGPFVEQGNGVAYVMDGRTAVRRPVELGVSSLGEVEIKSGVQPGDRIVVSGSDLFKDAERVSVN; encoded by the coding sequence ATGATCCGCGACACTTCCGCACAGGACCAGATCGTTTCCTCCGCCCCGGCCGGCCGGCCCCGTGCAAACTGGCAGCGCTACCGCTGGCCTGCGCTGGGTGCCATCGCGCTGCTCGCCGGCATCGGCTGGGCGGTGCATGCCTGGTCCAATGCCAGCCGCTCCTTCGACAGCAGCCGCGTGCGCATCGCAGAAGTGAAGCAGGGCGACCTGGTCCGCGACATCGCCGCCGACGGCCGGGTGATCGCCGCCAACAGCCCGATCCTGTACGCCATCTCGGCCGGTACCGTGGACCTGAAGGTGGTCGCCGGTGATGTGGTCAAGAAGGGCCAGGAACTGGCGATCATCGACAGCCCGGAATTGCGCAGCAAGCTGGCCCAGGAACAGGCCACCCTGGCCGGCCTGGAAGCCGAGGCCAGCCGTGCCGCGCTGGACGCCACCCTGGCCCGCGCCAAGTCGCGCAAGGAAACCGACCAGGCCACCATCGAACGTCAGGCCGCCGACCGCGACCTGCAGCGCTACCAGCGCGGCTACGACGGCGGTGCGGTGCCGCAGATCGACCTGGCCAAGGCCAAGGACTCCCTGAAGAAGGCCGACATCACCCTGGCCAACGCCACCACCGATGCCCGCCTGCAGAGCCAGGGCGCCGACCTGGATGCCCGCAACAAGCGCCTGCTGGCCGATCGCCAGAAGGCCGTGGTGGCCGAAGTGCAGCGCCAGGTCGATGCACTGACCCTGCGTGCACCGTTTGACGGCCAGGTGGGCCAGGTGCAGGCGATCCAGTCCACCAATCTGGCCGCCAACGCGCCGGTACTGGGCGTGGTCGACCTGTCCAAGTTCGAGGTCGAGATCAAGGTGCCGGAAAGCTTCGCCCGCGACCTGGCGATCGGCATGCCGGCGCAGCTGACCGGCGGCAACGGCCAGCCGTTCCCGGGCGAGATCAGCGCAGTGTCGCCCGAAGTGGTCAACGGCGAGGTCAACGCCCGCGTGCGCTTCGCCAGCGCGCAGCCGGAAGGCCTGCGCCAGAGCCAGCGGATGTCGGTGCGCGTGCTGCTCGATACCCGCAAGAACGTGCTGAAGGTCGAGCGCGGCCCGTTCGTCGAACAGGGCAATGGCGTGGCCTACGTGATGGATGGCCGCACCGCAGTGCGGCGTCCGGTGGAACTGGGCGTCAGCAGCCTGGGCGAAGTGGAAATCAAGTCGGGTGTGCAGCCGGGCGACCGCATCGTGGTCTCCGGCAGCGACCTGTTCAAGGACGCCGAACGCGTCTCCGTCAACTGA
- a CDS encoding PDZ domain-containing protein: MRACAMCLILLLPLPLPALAGGGSAQTLEWRQDAARLSLRSTEGQVRVEAASPEVRFGVRSGDRILRVDDTAVRRVEHLAEALRHSHAATAYLLLRRDKRELTVAVNAAAWRQALEVPPPPAPPPPPAPPRH; encoded by the coding sequence ATGCGTGCCTGCGCGATGTGCCTGATCCTGCTCCTGCCACTGCCACTGCCGGCGCTGGCCGGCGGTGGCAGCGCGCAGACACTGGAATGGCGCCAGGATGCCGCGCGGTTGTCGTTGCGCTCGACGGAGGGCCAGGTGCGCGTGGAGGCCGCCAGTCCGGAAGTGCGCTTCGGCGTGCGCAGTGGCGATCGCATCCTCCGCGTGGACGACACGGCGGTGCGCCGGGTTGAACATCTGGCCGAGGCACTCCGCCATTCCCACGCGGCCACCGCCTATCTGTTGCTGCGCCGCGACAAGCGCGAGCTGACGGTGGCGGTCAACGCTGCAGCCTGGCGCCAGGCGCTGGAAGTGCCGCCGCCACCTGCGCCGCCACCGCCCCCGGCGCCTCCCCGCCACTGA
- a CDS encoding sensor histidine kinase: MKRRSFTFRLFLRLLPVLALAAALPWLLAYWMDHGWVVTTVSAVILLSLMWWTLLRATAPVRSLMRALSGTTSSYRDGEYNFGVYWPGNDELGDLVQAHRELGDVLREQRQGLVQRELLLDTMVQNTPVAMLLIASGGDGIARVVFSNLAARKLLHGGWKLEGQRLEEVLEQVPVELRDAIARGGDSLFAVHAEGEDGDEEDEQVYHLSRRAFQLNGRPHDLLLVRLLTAELRRQEVQTWKKVIRVISHELNNSLAPIASLAHSGGVLVQRERFDRLPEIFTTIEDRARHLEGFIRGYARFAKLPQPQLQTVHWAPFLSSLRQQIPFTMDREPDEELSSRIDIAQFGQALLNLLKNAHEACAEADPPNDDVQVQLTRLPQWLRLDVLDRGKGMNEQVLQNALMPFYSTKRNGTGLGLALTREIVEAHGGRVSLQNRGDGGLCVSILLPVG; this comes from the coding sequence ATGAAGCGGCGCTCGTTCACCTTCCGCCTGTTCCTGCGCCTGCTGCCGGTGCTGGCGCTGGCCGCCGCGTTGCCGTGGCTGCTGGCGTACTGGATGGACCATGGCTGGGTGGTGACCACGGTGTCGGCGGTGATCCTGCTGTCACTGATGTGGTGGACCCTGCTCCGCGCCACCGCACCGGTGCGCTCGCTGATGCGTGCACTGTCCGGCACCACCAGCAGCTACCGCGACGGCGAGTACAACTTCGGCGTGTACTGGCCGGGCAACGACGAACTGGGCGACCTGGTGCAGGCGCACCGCGAACTGGGCGATGTACTGCGCGAGCAGCGGCAGGGCCTGGTGCAGCGCGAACTGCTGCTGGACACCATGGTGCAGAACACACCGGTTGCGATGCTACTGATTGCCTCCGGCGGCGACGGCATCGCCCGCGTGGTGTTCTCCAACCTGGCCGCGCGCAAGCTGCTGCATGGTGGCTGGAAGCTGGAGGGCCAGCGCCTGGAAGAGGTGCTGGAACAGGTGCCGGTGGAGCTGCGCGATGCCATCGCCCGTGGCGGCGACAGCCTGTTCGCCGTGCATGCGGAAGGCGAAGACGGTGATGAGGAAGACGAGCAGGTCTACCACCTGTCGCGCCGCGCCTTCCAGCTCAACGGCCGTCCGCACGACCTGCTGCTGGTACGACTGCTCACCGCCGAACTGCGCCGCCAGGAAGTGCAGACGTGGAAGAAGGTGATCCGGGTGATCAGCCACGAGCTCAACAACTCACTGGCGCCGATCGCCTCGCTGGCCCACTCCGGTGGCGTGCTGGTGCAGCGCGAGCGCTTCGATCGGCTGCCGGAGATCTTCACCACCATCGAAGACCGCGCACGCCACCTGGAAGGCTTCATCCGTGGCTATGCGCGCTTTGCCAAGCTGCCGCAGCCGCAACTGCAGACCGTGCACTGGGCCCCCTTCCTGTCCAGCCTGCGCCAGCAGATCCCGTTCACCATGGATCGCGAACCGGACGAGGAACTGAGCAGCCGCATCGACATCGCGCAGTTCGGGCAGGCGCTGTTGAACCTGCTGAAGAACGCGCATGAAGCCTGTGCCGAGGCCGATCCACCCAACGATGACGTGCAGGTGCAGCTGACGCGGTTGCCGCAGTGGCTGCGCCTGGATGTGCTGGACCGTGGCAAGGGCATGAACGAGCAGGTGCTGCAGAACGCACTGATGCCGTTCTATTCGACCAAGCGCAATGGCACCGGGCTGGGACTGGCACTGACCCGCGAGATCGTGGAAGCGCACGGTGGGCGGGTGTCACTGCAGAACCGCGGTGATGGCGGGTTGTGCGTGTCGATCCTGTTGCCGGTGGGTTGA
- a CDS encoding ABC transporter permease, whose product MFAYYARLAARSFRRNKILTALMVVAIALGIGASMTTLTVFHVLSGDPIPGKSDRLFYVQLDAATGAYVAGEEPETQLTRFDGEALLREAKGERQALMSGGGGTIEPDNSTLKPFSIDTRWTSADFFPMFEVPMQYGRPWTREDDEGRARVVVISKALNDKLYQGANSVGRDLRMEGQSYRIVGVMKEWSPEPHFYDLTTGSYGKNEDLLLPISTSFDLKLGNNGNMNCFGENPDGNSYSLNAPCAWLQYWVEMDPAKAGDYRRYLENYSTQQREAGRFKHPPNVRLRTVMEWLDFNGAVPSDVRLQLWLALGFLGVCLVNTVGLLLAKFLRRSGEIGVRRALGASRGQIFLQCLVEAGAVGVVGGVLGIGLALLGLFAVRQQPVEYAKLAHLDGNMLLLALGLTLLASLAAGFLPAWRAMQVTPAIQLKSQ is encoded by the coding sequence ATGTTCGCCTACTACGCCCGATTGGCGGCGCGCAGCTTCCGCCGCAACAAGATCCTGACCGCGCTGATGGTCGTGGCCATCGCGCTGGGCATCGGCGCCTCGATGACCACGCTGACCGTGTTCCATGTGCTTTCCGGCGACCCGATTCCCGGCAAGAGTGACCGCCTGTTCTATGTGCAGCTTGATGCCGCGACCGGCGCCTATGTCGCTGGCGAGGAACCGGAAACCCAGCTGACCCGCTTCGACGGTGAAGCGCTGCTGCGCGAAGCCAAGGGTGAACGCCAGGCACTGATGAGCGGTGGCGGCGGCACCATCGAACCGGACAACAGCACCCTCAAGCCCTTCAGCATCGACACCCGCTGGACCTCGGCCGACTTCTTCCCGATGTTCGAGGTGCCCATGCAGTACGGCCGTCCCTGGACGCGCGAGGACGATGAAGGCCGCGCACGCGTGGTGGTCATCTCCAAGGCGCTCAACGACAAGCTGTACCAGGGGGCCAACAGCGTGGGCCGCGACCTGCGCATGGAAGGCCAGAGTTACCGCATCGTCGGCGTGATGAAGGAATGGAGCCCGGAGCCGCACTTCTACGACCTGACCACCGGCAGCTACGGCAAGAACGAAGACCTGCTGCTGCCGATCTCCACCTCGTTCGACCTGAAGCTCGGCAACAACGGCAACATGAACTGCTTCGGCGAAAACCCCGACGGCAACAGCTACTCGCTCAATGCACCGTGCGCGTGGCTGCAGTACTGGGTGGAAATGGACCCGGCCAAGGCCGGCGACTACCGCCGCTACCTGGAGAACTATTCGACCCAGCAGCGCGAGGCCGGCCGCTTCAAGCATCCGCCGAACGTGCGCCTGCGCACCGTGATGGAATGGCTGGACTTCAATGGCGCGGTGCCCAGCGACGTGCGCCTGCAGCTGTGGCTGGCGCTGGGCTTCCTCGGTGTCTGCCTGGTCAACACGGTAGGCCTGCTGCTGGCCAAGTTCCTGCGCCGCAGCGGTGAGATCGGCGTGCGCCGTGCACTCGGTGCCAGCCGCGGCCAGATCTTCCTGCAGTGCCTGGTGGAAGCCGGTGCGGTCGGCGTGGTCGGTGGCGTGCTGGGTATCGGCCTGGCCCTGCTTGGCCTGTTCGCGGTGCGCCAGCAACCGGTGGAGTACGCAAAGCTGGCCCATCTGGACGGCAACATGCTGCTGCTCGCGCTGGGCCTGACCCTGCTCGCCAGCCTTGCCGCCGGCTTCCTGCCCGCCTGGCGCGCCATGCAGGTCACCCCGGCCATCCAGCTCAAGTCGCAGTAA
- a CDS encoding F0F1 ATP synthase subunit epsilon, which translates to MSTIRCDIVSAEQEIFRGEATLVVATGELGELGIAPKHAPLITRLKPGKVVVTTPNGEQLDFAISGGILEVQPQVVTVLADTAIRAQDIDEASVRKAKEEAERILANRGEAMEVAEAQQKLAEAVVQLQALERLRKNLKH; encoded by the coding sequence ATGAGCACGATCCGTTGCGACATCGTCAGCGCCGAGCAGGAAATCTTCCGTGGCGAAGCGACCCTGGTCGTGGCCACCGGTGAGCTGGGCGAACTGGGCATCGCGCCCAAGCACGCGCCGCTGATCACCCGCCTGAAGCCGGGCAAGGTGGTGGTGACCACGCCGAACGGCGAGCAGCTGGATTTCGCCATTTCCGGCGGCATCCTGGAAGTTCAGCCGCAGGTAGTGACCGTGCTGGCCGACACCGCGATCCGCGCGCAGGACATCGACGAAGCCTCGGTCCGCAAGGCCAAGGAAGAAGCCGAGCGGATCCTGGCCAACCGCGGCGAAGCGATGGAAGTGGCCGAGGCGCAGCAGAAGCTGGCTGAAGCTGTCGTCCAGCTGCAGGCGCTGGAGCGCCTGCGCAAGAATCTCAAGCACTGA